A genomic region of Clavibacter michiganensis subsp. insidiosus contains the following coding sequences:
- a CDS encoding adenylyltransferase/cytidyltransferase family protein codes for MTRIGYAAGAFDLFHVGHLNILKHAKSRCDFLIAGVVSDEMLERNKGITPVVPLAERLEIVSHISYVDQARAETLPDKLDTWRDVGFDVFFKGDDWRGTPKGERLEAEFAAVGVEVVYFPYTMHTSSTRLRRALDILSGVGAPAAAPAATLAQPAVHGSAALVGR; via the coding sequence ATGACCCGAATCGGCTATGCCGCCGGTGCCTTCGACCTCTTCCACGTCGGACACCTCAACATCCTCAAGCACGCCAAGAGCCGGTGCGACTTCCTCATCGCGGGCGTCGTCTCCGACGAGATGCTCGAGCGCAACAAGGGCATCACGCCCGTGGTGCCGCTCGCCGAGCGCCTCGAGATCGTGAGCCACATCAGCTACGTCGACCAGGCCCGCGCGGAGACGCTGCCGGACAAGCTCGACACGTGGCGCGACGTCGGCTTCGACGTCTTCTTCAAGGGCGACGACTGGCGCGGCACCCCGAAGGGCGAGCGCCTGGAGGCCGAGTTCGCGGCCGTCGGCGTGGAGGTCGTGTACTTCCCGTACACGATGCACACCTCCAGCACCCGGCTGCGGCGCGCGCTCGACATCCTGAGCGGCGTCGGCGCGCCCGCCGCGGCCCCCGCGGCGACGCTCGCGCAGCCGGCCGTCCACGGATCCGCCGCGCTGGTCGGCCGCTAG